Part of the uncultured Fibrobacter sp. genome, TGTTCCCCGTCGTGAGGTGACCTATCCCATATTCGACAAGTATCCGCCGAAAGACGGTGACGAATTGGTAGCCAGGGTCGAGGACATGTGGACGCAGCCGTATCGTGAAATTCAGTATGCGGCATGCGACTATCTGTTCCGCCATAAGGCTTTACTTGGTGGGCAACATCTTGCGTTCCTTAAAAAGCTTATTAAAACCCGCGCTTGGCGCGATACGGTCGACACCCTTGCCGCTTGCATTCTAGGGGACCTTGCCCTCCGCTTGCCGGCCCTCCGGTCAAAGATTGCCTCCTGGATCCGCGACCCGAACGTGTGGGTGCGTCGCAGTGCGATCATTTTCCAGATTCAGTATAAGGACCGCACCGACTGGCCGCTCCTTAGGCAGTTCTGCCTGACCTGCGCCAAGGACGAAGACTATTACATCAGGAACGGGATTGGTCGAGCCCTTTCGGAATATGCCCGAATCAACCCGACCGAAGTGCGTCGTTTTGTACAAGATAATACCTTTGCCGAACAGACCGCACAAGAAATCCTTCGCCTGATTTAAAAAACAGAATAACGTCATTTAAACCGCCTTCCCGCGAACCACGCCGGAAGGCATTTTTGATTCCTAACCACCGTCTACTATTTACTATCTTTCGTTTCATGCTTCAATGGGATACTTTGCTATCTGCGACGCGTTACGGGCACCCCGCCGATTTGGACCCGAACCGTTCCGATTTCCATCGCGATTACGACCGCATTGTTTTTTCGACAGCGTTTAGGCGACTTGGCCGCAAGACCCAGGTGCACCCGTTCTCGGTGAATGACCATGTGCACAGCCGTCTCACGCACAGCATCGAGGTCTCGAGTGTGGGCCGCAGCCTTGCGATTACGGTGTACCACCTGATAAAAAAGTATCTGCCCAAGTACATTAACGAGTATCATTTCGGCACGATCGTGCAGTCCGCCTGCCTGGCCCATGATATTGGAAACCCGCCCTTTGGACACGCAGGCGAAGCCGCTATCCGCGAATGGTTCCGCAAGAACCGCACCTCCGCCCCCATGCGCGACCTGAGCGATACCGAGATGGCGGACTTTATCAACTTCGATGGAAACGCGCAAGGGCACCGCATCTTGAGTAAGCTGGAATACCATTTTCTGGATGGTGGAATGCGCCTCACGTACGCAACGCTTGGCGCCATGATCAAGTATCCGCAGCTTGCAAAATTCGGGCTCCCGACTAGTCTTTTCTCGACCGAGGCGGATCTTTATCGCGTAACGGCCTATACCTTGGGCATTCCCGAAGTGGAAACGGGCAAGTGGGTTCGCCATCCGCTTGTCTACCTGATGGAAGCCGCCGACGATATTTGTTACAGCATCCTGGATGTAGAAGACGCCATTGAACTTGGCATTTTGAGTTACGGCGATGTGCGTGGTATGTTCAGTTACCTGTGCGGCCCCGATGTGGATATCGACCGCGAGTTCCAGGAAAACGGCCAGAATTTCCGCGACTTTTTGAGCAGTGTGCGCGGCCTTGCCATTCAGAACCTGATTGACGATGTGGCCATGACCTTCGTGAAGCATTACGACGAAATTATGGCGGGGGAGCGCGTCAAGCATTTGACGGTGCTTTCCAAGTCCGACGTGATGGAAGGAATCCGCATTGCAAAGCGCCTGGGCGTAGAACGTATTTACCCTGACCGTCGAAAGACCGAACTTGAAGTCGGTAGCTACACGACGCTTGCCACGGTGCTTGACGCCTTTATCAATGGCGTTTACGACTATCGTTTGAATGGTAACAATTCTTACCGTGCCGACCGTATTGTGCGACTCATTGGCCAGGCGAAAATCGGCCAGAGTGTCACGGTGGCCGAAGCGTACCACCAGGTGCTCGACTTTGTAAGCGGCATGACGGACAACTACGCGACCTACCTCGCGCGCCAGATCGGT contains:
- a CDS encoding deoxyguanosinetriphosphate triphosphohydrolase, which produces MLSATRYGHPADLDPNRSDFHRDYDRIVFSTAFRRLGRKTQVHPFSVNDHVHSRLTHSIEVSSVGRSLAITVYHLIKKYLPKYINEYHFGTIVQSACLAHDIGNPPFGHAGEAAIREWFRKNRTSAPMRDLSDTEMADFINFDGNAQGHRILSKLEYHFLDGGMRLTYATLGAMIKYPQLAKFGLPTSLFSTEADLYRVTAYTLGIPEVETGKWVRHPLVYLMEAADDICYSILDVEDAIELGILSYGDVRGMFSYLCGPDVDIDREFQENGQNFRDFLSSVRGLAIQNLIDDVAMTFVKHYDEIMAGERVKHLTVLSKSDVMEGIRIAKRLGVERIYPDRRKTELEVGSYTTLATVLDAFINGVYDYRLNGNNSYRADRIVRLIGQAKIGQSVTVAEAYHQVLDFVSGMTDNYATYLARQIGGLAMGY
- a CDS encoding DNA alkylation repair protein produces the protein MLRFTQEILLALRAISNEEEAHEMSKKAREQFDFLGIRLVPRREVTYPIFDKYPPKDGDELVARVEDMWTQPYREIQYAACDYLFRHKALLGGQHLAFLKKLIKTRAWRDTVDTLAACILGDLALRLPALRSKIASWIRDPNVWVRRSAIIFQIQYKDRTDWPLLRQFCLTCAKDEDYYIRNGIGRALSEYARINPTEVRRFVQDNTFAEQTAQEILRLI